The following coding sequences are from one Bradyrhizobium sp. 200 window:
- a CDS encoding methyl-accepting chemotaxis protein, whose amino-acid sequence MASRFSLAAKLYSVFALFAVLVAAITALSDYNTRQNAELTEAVSTASRAALNVERINSLVYAVVMESRGVYMSTDPAVVKKYGDGLLKFNERILEVVKNWETLVQTDDAQQFATFKKRIEQFVDFRKELVRRGVEINAAAGREWGDNDANRQVRTALNKDLEALSKVYAERSKRLAQQTDTNHTMAFVLTCLGVLALVVVVLGILIIARSIARPLSAITATIKQVADGAEGVEVPHTGRDDEIGALARAIKIFQEAMDRNRNLNSQVLEDSKARDERTRHIEASVDAFREAIGGVLRAVTDNATSMRGTAQTIASVSSDASGRAVAASGATEQASSNVSAVASAAEELSASVEEIGRQVRQSASAVGQAGQRTERSVAEIEGLAAATQRIDGVLSLIQAIAEQTNLLALNATIEAARAGDAGRGFAVVAHEVKALAEQTAKATAEIGQNVGLIQTSTKTSVEAVREIGNAVREINEVTSIIASAIEQQDAATREISSNAQLAAQGNGTLVVNISSLSDSIGTTSTAAASVLTASSELTATAETLSREVEKFFRNLRADSSEQMRKTGT is encoded by the coding sequence ATGGCATCCCGGTTCTCCCTTGCAGCCAAGTTATACTCGGTCTTCGCGCTGTTCGCGGTGCTGGTCGCCGCCATCACCGCCTTGTCCGACTACAACACCCGCCAGAATGCCGAACTTACCGAAGCGGTCTCGACCGCCAGCCGCGCTGCGCTCAACGTCGAGCGCATCAATTCGCTGGTCTATGCCGTCGTGATGGAATCGCGCGGCGTCTACATGTCGACCGATCCGGCGGTGGTGAAAAAATACGGCGACGGCTTGCTCAAGTTCAACGAACGCATTCTCGAAGTCGTCAAGAACTGGGAGACCCTCGTTCAGACCGACGACGCCCAGCAGTTCGCCACCTTCAAGAAGCGCATCGAACAGTTTGTCGACTTCCGCAAGGAGCTCGTTCGCCGCGGTGTCGAGATCAATGCGGCGGCAGGGCGTGAATGGGGTGACAATGACGCCAACCGCCAAGTGCGCACGGCGCTGAACAAGGATCTGGAAGCCCTGTCCAAGGTCTATGCCGAACGCAGCAAGAGACTGGCGCAGCAGACCGACACCAACCACACGATGGCTTTTGTGCTGACCTGCCTCGGTGTCCTCGCGCTCGTCGTGGTCGTGCTGGGCATACTGATCATCGCCCGTTCGATCGCGCGGCCGCTTTCGGCCATCACCGCAACCATCAAGCAGGTCGCCGACGGCGCCGAAGGCGTCGAGGTTCCGCATACCGGCCGCGACGACGAGATCGGCGCGCTCGCCCGCGCGATCAAGATCTTTCAGGAGGCGATGGACCGCAATCGCAATCTCAATTCGCAAGTGCTGGAGGATTCGAAAGCGCGCGACGAGCGCACCCGCCACATCGAAGCCTCGGTCGACGCCTTCAGGGAAGCGATCGGCGGGGTGCTGCGCGCCGTCACCGACAACGCGACCTCGATGCGCGGCACCGCCCAGACCATTGCCAGCGTCTCGTCAGATGCCAGCGGGCGCGCGGTCGCCGCCTCCGGCGCGACCGAGCAGGCTTCCAGCAACGTTTCCGCCGTCGCCAGCGCGGCCGAGGAGCTTTCCGCCTCCGTCGAGGAAATCGGCCGCCAAGTGCGCCAATCGGCCAGCGCTGTCGGGCAGGCGGGCCAGCGCACCGAGAGATCGGTCGCCGAAATCGAAGGGCTTGCAGCCGCGACCCAGCGCATCGACGGCGTGCTCAGCCTGATTCAGGCGATCGCCGAGCAAACCAATCTCTTGGCGCTCAACGCGACGATCGAAGCCGCGCGCGCCGGCGATGCCGGCCGCGGCTTCGCCGTGGTCGCCCACGAGGTCAAGGCGCTGGCCGAGCAGACCGCCAAGGCGACCGCCGAGATCGGCCAGAACGTCGGCCTGATCCAGACCTCGACCAAAACCTCCGTCGAAGCGGTGCGCGAGATCGGCAACGCGGTGCGCGAGATCAACGAGGTGACGTCCATCATTGCCAGCGCGATCGAGCAGCAGGATGCGGCAACCCGCGAGATATCGTCGAACGCGCAATTGGCAGCGCAAGGCAACGGAACGCTGGTGGTCAATATCAGTTCGCTCAGTGACTCGATCGGCACGACGAGCACGGCCGCGGCGTCCGTCCTCACCGCATCCAGCGAACTGACGGCGACCGCCGAGACGCTGTCACGCGAAGTCGAGAAATTCTTCCGTAATCTGCGTGCGGATTCGTCCGAGCAGATGCGCAAGACCGGGACCTGA
- a CDS encoding transglutaminase family protein, translating into MIYDIRHVTTYAYESPVSFARCSLRLEPRSGDGQQLISHTVEIRPRPAERTVRHDFFGTHTESVLIEAAHRNLRIDSRSRVSVSRRPPARTAQSRLWEHIRDVAFEASSLGPASPVGYVFASSLVPVLAPLTAYAAPSFPPGGGILSGAVDLMCRIRRDFRYDPKATVISTPLKEVFEKRHGVCQDFAHVMIAGLRGLGLPAAYVSGYLRTIPPAGQPRLQGADASHAWVSVWCGAELGWIGFDPTNDLLVENDHIILAVGRDFSDVSPVDGIIVGSRKQKLSVAVDVLPVE; encoded by the coding sequence GTGATCTACGACATCCGTCACGTCACGACCTACGCTTACGAAAGCCCGGTGAGTTTTGCGCGGTGCTCGCTGCGGCTGGAGCCGCGGAGCGGCGATGGACAGCAATTGATCTCCCATACGGTCGAGATCCGGCCGCGGCCGGCCGAACGCACGGTGCGGCACGACTTTTTCGGAACCCATACCGAGAGCGTGCTGATCGAGGCCGCGCATCGCAATTTGCGGATCGATTCCCGATCGCGGGTTTCGGTCTCGCGCCGGCCGCCAGCTCGCACAGCACAGAGCCGGCTCTGGGAGCACATCCGCGACGTGGCGTTCGAGGCCTCCAGTCTCGGCCCAGCTTCGCCGGTCGGCTACGTCTTTGCGAGTTCGCTGGTGCCGGTGTTGGCGCCGCTGACCGCCTATGCCGCGCCAAGCTTCCCGCCGGGCGGCGGCATCCTCTCGGGCGCTGTCGACCTGATGTGCCGGATCCGCCGCGATTTCAGGTATGACCCCAAGGCCACCGTGATTTCGACGCCGCTCAAGGAAGTATTCGAGAAGCGCCACGGCGTCTGCCAGGACTTTGCCCATGTGATGATTGCGGGCCTGCGCGGGCTGGGCCTGCCGGCGGCCTATGTCAGCGGCTATCTGCGCACCATTCCGCCCGCCGGCCAGCCGCGCCTCCAGGGCGCCGACGCCAGCCACGCCTGGGTCTCGGTCTGGTGCGGCGCCGAGCTTGGCTGGATCGGGTTCGATCCGACCAACGACCTCTTGGTCGAGAACGACCACATCATCCTGGCGGTGGGCCGGGACTTCTCCGACGTCTCCCCGGTCGACGGCATCATCGTCGGATCGCGCAAGCAGAAGCTCAGCGTCGCCGTGGACGTGCTGCCGGTGGAGTGA